The following is a genomic window from Rutidosis leptorrhynchoides isolate AG116_Rl617_1_P2 chromosome 8, CSIRO_AGI_Rlap_v1, whole genome shotgun sequence.
caaaacagaatcctctcgtctgtaataataactcgaagtactaaagcattccattttccagaatgggggtgttagtgcccgtagatctacctttaggattcgcgtcaattaggggccagttccctaattcttaggctaccaagctaaaagggcgatattcggtctaataatccaaccatagaatgtagttttgagtacttgtgtctatttcgtcaaacatttataaaagcagcgcatgtattctcagtcccaaaaatattttgcaaaagcattaaaaaagggggcaaatgaaactcacgatacagtatttcgtagcaattatgcatatgacgatactggacaagtgcagggttggcctcggattcacgaacctatatcatttatatctatattaaaaacatataacaagttagtatatactaatattattaagatACTTGTTATATCTAATGAATTATATGtttttttaataattaatgatttttTATATATTCTACGTATTTTAACTAATGATATCTATTTTTGTAGTGcatttatttatagtaatatttattGAAATagtttaacaatattatcattcttTATAATATATTAgaagaatatatttttatattttacttgataTAATTTGTGTATAGCTTAAATAATATCAttttaaatgataaaaatatagtaatatgtaatattaatatagttgtattatatgtagtaattatattttttatgtatttaatatttatttgataaaataataataatgaatgtagagttgtattattttgtaataataataataataataatcatattagtaatgataataattatattcgctaatgataataataattttgataatactgataatcattttatttgttataatattaatatcataataatattaatgataataataataataagttgtattattttataataatgatacctataataattttaataactttagtaataatgataatactaataacaatattgatagtaatattagtaataatattaatgtcgttaataactaataataatattagtaatttttaataaaaatgataactttaatactaataaaaattttaCTATaacaatatttttttaataataatgatagttttaataaaatgataattaataataatgataatttcaatgataataaaatgatatttaataataataatacaaattttaataataaataataataattctaataaaaatgataatttttatttaatcatgacttaattataattatattcataattatataattattgtaTCTTAATCATAAACGTACTTATAATTATACTTCTCGGTTGTAATTATCTTAACTAGATTCATGATCATAACCATAATCTTAAtcatcttattataaccttaattatttttaatatcgtaatcataatcataatcataatcatatcaataatgataatgataataataatactaataatatcaataatattattaaataatgaaAATGGAATcgtcactcacgtatcaatattgcgattcaatattgcaggaaaggtacgcagaAGTAACAAGACGGATAGACACTAGGTTAACCCATGATTCACGAAccatacccacaaacattacccataacctctatagctataacccataattttcttatctTTAACCCTTTTCGAAAAcacattttgaaatcactcgaacgtACCCCCGTCGTATATTTTatgtggtaatactaataataataataataataataataataataataataataataataataataataataataataataataataataataataataataataataataataataataatatgattaataataataataataatataaatatatttatatgtctCGAGAGATAGATAGATGAAAATGGAACCAGAAATCGTTCGTTTTATACAAGTTTATCACACctaccccccatgcgatcgcatggggtttatgtcttgaaaccatgtgatcgcatggtgatCGAATCCCAGACACATACAACTTCGCGATCGCGAGGTGTTTGTGTGTATAAGCTCTGAGATCGCGGAGCAGCCTCCTCCAGCTCACTCTCAATTATCTCATGGATGTCgacagtttttattatattttatataatatatttaatttatataattatttaaatattatattatatttacgtgcattgttaacttgtaattttagttccaatgacttgtacgttgacgctcgacttaagtCCCGGctccggtttttcgaacgacgtttcgtatgcttagaaaagtTGTACTTTACGTTACGCCACAAGTACCTTTATCACTAATTAGACTCAATTCACCAATAAACTATATTacccaaaatataacttatacatttgagtgttttggtcatttgcttctataaatcatcgtctcgttatctattaaagtatattaataatattggaacgttttatatctaaattacgTTCTTTAAacgaaacattttaataatcaaaattctattatatcgaaaacgatttcttacattaaatattatgatagttaaataattaaattatcaagagtcacgaggaaattattgtaaagcatgctttgaaaattaagcaggaatctccactaacttttgactaattctcgtaaattgacactttgttctctctTGTAGATTTATCATctattccaaatattgttaaaaaggaggatttctcaaatcaacttggacctcacaacagagacccataacCATATCATAATATTTATGGGAGTTATAAATACTAAAATATCTACTAAATCAATCATTGGTATTATCTTCCAATTCCGAAGATaactatattaaacatatattgagacaaatacgtttaatgtaaagtattatacatttaatactttgttaacgttttcaagttatatatatatatatatatatatatatatatatatatatatatatatatatatatatatatataggggcaggttcaAATGAGAATCACAAAaagggcgagaactgcgagaacttcttaatttcatagtttttatgtatttaaatgcaacaaattacatgcacgTGTTAATTAATTCTCATATCACTGACAAATATACGTTGATTACcataaattacatgttaaattgttaattatatgaagtgttcacatgttacacaaacaaatatgcacatgtgaacgagaatctatatatttgattatataggtaaaatataagttttttcaaactattttatgttcatgcttactctccatcaacatttatgggtgattcaatctactcacatgtgaaaatgttcgtgaattaaaagttctcgcagttctcaccctttttgtggttctcgtttgaacttttgactatatatatatatatatatatatatatatatatatatatatatatatatatatatatatatatatatatatatatatatatatatatacacacataattgttcgtgaatcgttgggaatagtcgaagggtaactgaatacataaacacagtttCAAAATTTgtgagactcgacattacagactttgcttatcgtgtcgaaatcatataagattaagtttaaatttgatcgaaaatttccggatcgtcacaaaaTGGAAGTCTAAAGTGGTTAGTTTTTACAATAATATTGTAACTTGTTACCAAAAAAGGGATAAACAGAAGTTGACATCACTTATTCGCGATTGGAAATGGTATCGAAAGAAAAAGACTACTGTGAATTTTGACACATTAGTGGTGGAATTTCCTGTCATGGTTGAGAAGATAAAAACAAAGAAGAGATTTTGAAAGGAAACAGAGCCATTAAGAGCCTTGAATCTGTCAAAGACTAATAATCTATTCAATCACAAGTGAGGAATGTTGAGAATATCAGTCCATTGAACAATGGATGTGATGATTTGATAACTTGTGAAACAGTTCTAGGGGACGAGATAAATCACGACTTATAATTCGGTCAAAGTAGATAGCATGTGAGCTAAATATAAGAATGGGGTTGAATGCATATGGTTATGCAACGAGACATCTGACTTGTGAAATGTTCCGAAGAAGTTAAGTTTGTTGACGGATTTTAGCTTGGAATTTAGTCTAGTTGCTTGGAAGTCATTACAATTGAGATTCTTAAGGACAAGAATCATTCCAAGAAGGGTGGATTGTCATGGGCTTAAAGTAGATAGCATGTGTGTGGCACGTGACCTTAACAGAATTAACAAAGTTAGAGTTATAAGTACTAGACTATATCATTGTAATACTTAGCTATAGCTATTGATTTGTATTGTGTGAAAACACTATTCTCACTCTTATTCTTGTAATCTTTATATTGTAACAACAATTTCATCTTAATTGTGATTTCAATCTTTTGTAATCAATTTCAAGGCTTGATTCTTTTGCTAAAGCTTTCAGGTTGATTACTTAGGGCTTCTTCGATCTATATAGATTCAGGAAGTTCATAACAAGGTTTAGGTTGACGCTCTGTTACCGAGTTTTTAATAAAGAGAAATAAAGTTTAGAGAATAAGAAAGAAAAGCACCAATAGTATTGATGCGATGAGTCTAGCATCAAGCCGGCTTCATAAAGTTCGACATAATTTTATGAATGTCATTTTTATGAATGTTGAGAAGAATTGTGTACATTTTACCGCCTtcatactttacttttacttttatgagATTGAGTttcgttgttattattgttattgttgttccaATATCGTCTGAAGAGAAACCATCCGGATTTGAAGCTTTATCACAATCACAATCCCACATTGTTACAAATTTTAACTATAACTTACATTGATCATGGAGAGTGGGGGCAAAAACCAGCATTAGACATCGGAAACATCAGGTGGACTCATCTCCAATATCGTTTAAGCTCCCCAGTTCATTGGATTGTCCGCGTGCCTGCACTTCGTTTTGGTGTTTCTCTCAACGTTGATCTCTGGCTTCTTCTGAGGAAGGAACGTCGTAAAATACCTTTTATCATGTTCATTTCTTTTCAGAAACGTCGTAAAAATACCTTTTATCTTGTTTATTTCTCATGAACGTCGTAAAGTTATTCATTCCTACTATACGAACGGAAAATTTTATAATACATACAAGCAATTGAGATTACGTATGCTCAATCCTTTTATTCCGCACTTGTTATTTTCCAAACATTGCTTTTAAGCATTGTAATCTTGATTGAACTGATTCATTGTTAACTGATCACTATTGGGACTCAAAAAATATTATTACAGATTACGAGACCGAGCATAGTGGTTAGGCCAAACTGATTAGCTCAATTAATGGAATGGTGTTGGGACACAGATCCAACCAAAGAATCATCATTGTGTTTTTGCTATCAGCTGCTTCAGGTCATTAATTCCGGCATGAAAGATAGCATTACGGAGATCATGTGAAAGAAGAAAATATGTACATCAAGACAAGTATAAGTATACGTACGTTCCAATGGTTAAGATGATCAAATGAAACCGTACAAACAATGGAAGTTGAAATCATAAGATGTTTAGCGCAAATAGAAGTATGCATTGTGAATTTGTTGTTTCCCAGTTCTTGTGTGATGCGTCTTAGTAATAAATTCTCATGATGAAAAACGTCTTGCAGCAACTTGACCGAGTATTTGAGAAAAAAACACTGAAAGACGTCCAACGTTTATATAGAAAACATGCAAAAAAAATTACTCTCTTTTCCGGGAAATCAGGTATGCTCATAACATCGATTGCATTAATTGACCTAGGAATTATTATCCAGTAGCGTGAAAGGGCAATGCACGCAAGGTGATACACTACAATTGCACTTATCGTCACACAAGTTGCTTTTTTGAAACAAAATTTTATGAAAgcattattttattttaaaagttaaacaATAGTGATACAAAAGTCTCTAACAAGCCGGATATCTCCAACATCTAGTTCACAGAAGGTTTAGTTCAACATGTCTACCAGTTCACCGAATTACAGAATGAAATAAAAACCGTATGCAAACTCACAAATCCACTCTCACAACATAATTAAAGATCAACACCAGAAAAAGATAACCTAGCGACGACCATAGTGCCTTTCAGGACTCCTATATGGAGGAGAATACGGAGGAGACCTTCTTCGTTCCCTTCTTGACCTGCCACCGTAATAAGGTGGTGAGCGTCTAGGTGGCGGAGGCGAGTAATCACGCCCACCACCTCTATATGGTGGTGGGGACCGCCTTGGAGGTGGAGAATAATGACGACCACCTCCACCTCTATATGGTGGCGGGGACCGCCTTGGAGACCTCCGGTATCCATAGTCATCACGGCCAGACCCACCACGATACCTACCTCCACCTCCTCTGTCACCACGATAGCCTGCAAATGACCAAACAATTCCATCAATATGAAACCAATGTGAGGTGTCAAATTAGACCCATTAACTTATACATCGGTCAAACTGGGATATGGTTTAAGCTGTACCAGGTCAAAGAATGTAAATCAAAATGTTGGTAATTTTGAAAAGGGCAAACACCTCCAAAGTCAACCAAAATATGGTATTTCGATTCACATGGCTTTCCaaatcattttattttaaaaatcagATTATAGTTGGTTAAGAGAAATAGAAAAGAAAAACTCACTGTTGTCTCTAGCGTTTTTCAGGCCTAGATAATGACCAGGTGTAGGAGTCCTGGGACGTTTCCTTCGTGACTGAAATAAACAACCTCAAGTAAAAGTGCTTTCACCAGAGAGAGAAATCTTAAAAGTACATAAACATTATTAACAATGCATAGTAATCACAAAacaaaaaactaataaaaaaagaagaagaaaactgACTCTATGTTCATAAGAAACATGAAAAATGGCTTAGAAGAAAGAacaaaaaaaggaaagaaaaaaaatgcaTGTGGCTAGTACCCATCAGCAATTAAAGCTTGACTAGATGTTGACAATGAACGTTGATTAGTTGAATAAATTAGCTTTTGCTGTTGATAATGACCGTTGATTAGTTGATAGTTGGGATGTTTCATGTATGCCAGGGTTGTATATAAGTTGAGCAATAAGCTTGGTATAATTAGTTGATCAGATGATGCATGTGAAATGATTGGTGCTGTTTTAGCTGGCCATTGATCAAGCTGTTATATAGTTGCATTGATGGATTCATCAACTTTGATTGCTGCCAACATAACTAATCCAATATAAGGCAAATTGTATAAAATATTACTTGCTACAAAAGCCAGTGTAACTTACCTTCTCAACAGTTATTTGGCGATGTTCAAGAACCGACTGATTAAGATGTTTTACGCAGCGATTGGCATCTTCAGTAGTGTCCATTGTTATAAAAGCAAATCCACGAGAGATGCGCGAACGAGGCTCCACAACCAGAAAACAACTAGCCACCTAAATAGATAGCGTAGTCGTTCGTCATTTAAGTTTGTACATACAAATATAGGGTATTATAGGGTAAAAGAAGGATAGCAAATCATTTTGAACCGGAGCTTAAAGAACATAAagttaggtgttgtttgtttttcaaTATGCAGATCTTATTATGTCTGCGGGCGACATTTTTATTGCAGACTGTTTGTTGTTTGTTTTTTCGAagacataaaataaaataatgtcTTAATCTGTCTGCAAAAACGCagacttagaaatatgcttctaaGTGTTGCAAAACACAAAtaagttattttgcagacataaatACAAACAATCTTCACTATTCAGACCTTTAGTCCACATCTTCTATATAGACATGGTCCATAGTTCTTCACACAAAAAACATAAGACCTATATTAAGACCCATATGTACAACCTTAAAACAGCAAATTCATAAGACCCATATGTACAACCTGAGTTGTTATAAAAACTGTGCATGATATTAACGCATATATGAAACATAGCACTGGTGGGGCGAGTTGAGTTGGTTTGCTAGTAAGCAAGACAATTGAGGATTGAGGAAACAAAGCTTTCAGTAGAAATTGTCGTCAATTAGTCAAAATTAGAGCTTACATAATGAATTGACACCATTATTTCGCCTATCTGCTAAATGAGAAATGAACATAGAATTTTGACCAAGAAACATATACGCTTGAATGTGTAGCAATGTAAAGCATCTTTTTATTAGATATTTGAATATTGGAAATATGACAGAATCGACCTATCACTGTATTCCCTACAATACATGAATTACCAAATATTTGAGCATTTAGTTAACCAAAAATCAGTTTTAATAAGATCAACCAACCTTCCCCTCCTTTGAAAAATGCTCTTCGAGCTGCTCCTGTGTAACACGTGTAGATAGACCGGTTACATATAGTGTATTTCCAGGGTTTACAACCTCTTCCTCCCTGACAAGGTTCATAAAAATGGTATCAACATCAAAAAAAATCCATCGCACGGCAAAAGCAGTCAAAGCTAAAATCTCAAATAAGCTGAAAATAAGGTATCCTGATACAAAGCTCAAAACCTACCTTCCACGACTTCTGGACCTTGATCTAGACACAGGCCTACCTCTTGGTGGCCTTGACAAGGATCTCGATCTAGATCGAGACCTGGACCTCATCATCGGTGCTTCATAGGGAGGAGGAGACTCTGAATACCTGCATACATTAAAGACAGATATTAATCAAATGAGTATTTTATTTCCCTTTTTCCAAGATAAAAAATGAACTTTGGTCATTATTATGtaa
Proteins encoded in this region:
- the LOC139863857 gene encoding uncharacterized protein, whose amino-acid sequence is MTREDIGDLGFTLLRDDSPRRRYSESPPPYEAPMMRSRSRSRSRSLSRPPRGRPVSRSRSRSRGREEEVVNPGNTLYVTGLSTRVTQEQLEEHFSKEGKVASCFLVVEPRSRISRGFAFITMDTTEDANRCVKHLNQSVLEHRQITVEKSRRKRPRTPTPGHYLGLKNARDNSYRGDRGGGGRYRGGSGRDDYGYRRSPRRSPPPYRGGGGRHYSPPPRRSPPPYRGGGRDYSPPPPRRSPPYYGGRSRRERRRSPPYSPPYRSPERHYGRR